In Salinibacterium sp. ZJ70, one DNA window encodes the following:
- a CDS encoding bifunctional 3-(3-hydroxy-phenyl)propionate/3-hydroxycinnamic acid hydroxylase: MAAHDTFDCDVAIVGLGPVGAFMANLLDEAGLAVIAIDREPDILPIPRAVGIDGEIMRVVQAVGLTDELEPLLKVFRGTEYRDVDGNVVTTRPGVAGEGTQAWPDRYNVHQPDLEGVLRDGLARRGVTLLLEHEVIDVLQDDEAATVVATDIRAGEERRLRARYVIGCDGGRSIVRRTMGAELEDFGLNQPWIVADFAIDDTADLPGVNVHFADAEAPIIYINVVRNLRRFEFRARPDEDLDRAVEPELLWKRVERWITPDNAELLRAAVYTHRSLVSRTWWSGRLLLAGDAAHQTPPFLGQGLCTGVRDVSTLAWRLQAVIRDGADPSILAGYENERAEHARFYIRTATALGSVLTAPEKSKLTALNQRVGREGSGTPPRLGTGAFIESDELAGTLAPQARLADGTRLDDTVGYRFALAMTEEFAASLDEELIARIDRAGIARVVATGDARLWLDRLRASAAIVRPDRYYYGIFTAVDDVVSAVDQIGALLGTGERETSHAR; the protein is encoded by the coding sequence GTGGCAGCTCACGACACGTTCGACTGCGATGTCGCGATCGTCGGCCTCGGTCCGGTGGGAGCCTTCATGGCCAACCTGCTGGATGAGGCCGGCCTCGCGGTCATCGCCATCGACCGCGAACCCGACATCCTCCCCATCCCGCGTGCCGTCGGCATCGACGGCGAGATCATGCGCGTCGTGCAGGCCGTGGGCCTCACCGACGAGCTCGAGCCGCTGCTCAAGGTCTTCCGCGGAACCGAGTACCGCGACGTGGACGGCAATGTCGTCACCACTCGTCCCGGTGTCGCCGGAGAGGGAACCCAGGCCTGGCCCGACCGCTACAACGTGCATCAGCCCGACCTCGAGGGTGTGCTGCGCGACGGTCTGGCCCGCCGCGGCGTGACGCTCCTGCTCGAGCACGAGGTCATCGACGTGCTTCAGGACGACGAGGCGGCGACCGTCGTCGCGACCGACATCCGCGCCGGAGAAGAGCGCCGTCTGCGCGCCCGCTACGTCATCGGATGCGACGGCGGACGCTCGATCGTGCGCCGCACCATGGGTGCTGAGCTCGAGGACTTCGGCCTCAACCAGCCCTGGATCGTCGCCGATTTCGCGATCGACGACACGGCAGACCTCCCGGGCGTCAACGTGCACTTCGCCGACGCCGAAGCGCCGATCATCTACATCAACGTCGTCCGCAACCTCCGGCGGTTCGAGTTCCGCGCCCGTCCCGACGAGGATCTCGACCGCGCGGTCGAGCCCGAGCTTCTGTGGAAGCGCGTCGAGCGGTGGATCACGCCGGACAACGCCGAGCTGCTGCGTGCCGCCGTCTACACCCACCGCTCGCTGGTCTCTCGCACATGGTGGAGCGGCCGCCTGCTGCTCGCCGGCGACGCCGCCCACCAGACCCCGCCGTTCCTCGGCCAGGGCCTCTGCACCGGTGTGCGCGACGTCTCCACCCTCGCGTGGCGCCTCCAGGCGGTCATTCGCGACGGCGCCGACCCGAGCATCCTGGCGGGCTACGAGAACGAGCGTGCCGAGCATGCGCGGTTCTACATCCGCACGGCGACGGCGCTCGGCTCGGTGCTCACCGCGCCCGAGAAGTCCAAGCTCACCGCGCTCAACCAGCGTGTGGGTCGTGAGGGATCGGGAACTCCGCCCCGTCTCGGCACGGGGGCGTTCATCGAGAGCGACGAGCTCGCGGGAACGCTCGCGCCGCAGGCTCGGCTCGCCGACGGCACCCGCCTCGACGACACCGTCGGATACCGTTTCGCGCTCGCGATGACCGAGGAGTTCGCCGCGTCGCTCGACGAGGAGCTCATCGCCCGCATCGACCGCGCAGGCATCGCGCGGGTCGTCGCGACGGGAGATGCGCGCCTCTGGCTCGACCGGCTGCGCGCCTCGGCTGCGATCGTGCGCCCCGACCGCTACTACTACGGCATCTTCACCGCGGTGGACGACGTCGTGTCTGCCGTCGACCAGATCGGCGCTCTGCTCGGCACCGGCGAACGCGAGACGAGCCATGCGCGATAA
- a CDS encoding 3-carboxyethylcatechol 2,3-dioxygenase has translation MSHSPGFARDDDEQFGDIFRAGLHQVRAAVAEFAPTLVIFFGSDHRRSFTEILPSISVVYSAEGLGDLRSPTGEYDVPLDLAKELTAELIARDFDIAITRRVALDHGFGQTVADVIGPLDSVPIIPIFINCATPPLGRPARAVELGRAIGEILSTRDERVLFIGSGGLSHNPPTLALVDDGLSEEERRAISAQHREAAKDAIRPDWDEWFLAQLGQEDTAWAEALTQEDLNPAGVGVNEVRTWLAAYAAGAKPLDRVAYEPVREWITGMGIAMSEFAARSN, from the coding sequence TTGTCGCACAGCCCCGGGTTCGCGCGTGACGACGACGAGCAGTTCGGCGACATCTTCCGTGCAGGGCTGCACCAGGTTCGCGCGGCCGTCGCCGAGTTCGCGCCCACCCTCGTGATCTTCTTCGGATCCGACCACCGCCGATCGTTCACCGAGATCCTTCCGTCGATCTCCGTCGTCTACTCCGCCGAAGGCCTGGGCGACCTGCGCTCGCCCACCGGGGAATACGACGTCCCGCTCGATCTCGCGAAAGAGCTCACCGCCGAGCTCATCGCGCGCGACTTCGACATCGCCATCACGCGCCGCGTCGCCCTCGACCACGGATTCGGGCAGACCGTCGCCGACGTGATCGGCCCGCTCGACTCCGTGCCGATCATCCCGATCTTCATCAACTGCGCGACCCCGCCCCTCGGGCGCCCGGCACGCGCGGTCGAGCTCGGCCGCGCCATCGGCGAGATCCTCTCGACACGTGACGAGCGCGTGCTCTTCATCGGATCCGGTGGCCTCTCGCACAACCCGCCCACCCTCGCGCTCGTCGACGACGGGCTCTCCGAGGAGGAGCGCCGCGCCATCAGCGCCCAGCACCGCGAAGCCGCCAAGGACGCCATCCGGCCCGACTGGGACGAGTGGTTCCTTGCGCAGCTCGGCCAGGAGGACACCGCATGGGCCGAGGCGCTCACCCAGGAGGACCTCAACCCCGCCGGCGTCGGCGTCAACGAGGTGCGCACGTGGCTTGCCGCGTACGCGGCGGGAGCCAAGCCGCTCGACCGCGTCGCCTACGAGCCCGTCCGCGAGTGGATCACCGGCATGGGCATCGCCATGTCGGAGTTCGCTGCGCGCAGCAACTGA
- a CDS encoding GntR family transcriptional regulator yields MPSATAGKTTPYEKIRDAIVSGELEPGAPLVESALAAWCEVSRTPVREALRRLEQDGLVAWGERGLIVREHSAEEILDIYEVRMSLEALSARTAAERRTDHDIRLLRATLAQGDAITGDPTELVRHSRVFHQHIQRAAHNEALSDLLDRVNLHLSRYSGNRPTLSSPGRGPVAHTEHAALVDAIERRDADAAYQIAYDHFATARDIRVQMFAEDFS; encoded by the coding sequence ATGCCCAGCGCGACCGCCGGCAAGACCACCCCGTACGAGAAGATCCGCGACGCGATCGTCAGCGGAGAACTCGAGCCCGGAGCACCACTGGTCGAATCGGCACTCGCCGCCTGGTGCGAAGTGAGCCGCACGCCCGTGCGCGAAGCGCTCCGCCGGCTCGAGCAGGACGGCCTCGTCGCCTGGGGCGAACGGGGCCTCATCGTGCGCGAGCACAGCGCCGAGGAGATCCTCGACATCTACGAGGTCCGCATGTCGCTCGAAGCACTCTCGGCGCGAACCGCCGCCGAACGACGCACCGACCACGACATCCGGCTGCTCCGCGCCACCCTCGCACAGGGTGACGCCATCACCGGCGACCCGACCGAACTGGTCCGGCACAGCCGCGTCTTCCACCAGCACATCCAGCGCGCCGCCCACAACGAGGCCCTGAGCGACCTTCTCGACCGGGTCAACCTCCACCTCTCCCGGTACTCCGGCAACCGCCCGACGCTCAGCTCGCCTGGCCGCGGACCCGTCGCGCACACCGAGCACGCCGCCCTCGTCGACGCCATCGAGCGCCGCGATGCCGACGCGGCGTACCAGATCGCCTACGACCACTTCGCGACCGCCCGCGACATCCGCGTGCAGATGTTCGCCGAAGACTTCAGCTGA
- a CDS encoding MmgE/PrpD family protein produces MAAQRPPITRALAAWCASVRWDARSTTEQARVLDSLVDTVGVAVAGVGDADMVPVRAFLAATGADAEGASQLWGEGRSVRAAAAALFNGTSAHVMDFDDVHYVVHGHPSTVLFPALIAVAQERGIGAVRMLEGYVAGLGVMSAVATAYGPRHYTAGWHSTSTTGAVGAAAGVATMLGLDEQAIARAMSAAVSMSMGSRANFGTHLKPLHAGLAARAGVEAVQLVEAGALPVLNALEAPLGGVDIFGDGSWPLEHADPLAAVLTAAERGSDQLGLKMYPCCRGAHFAVDAALEVREQLGAVDEFAAVEVDVPLGAKVALLYDDPTTGLEGKFSLPYAVATSLVRGLPTPEHFTDAAVGNARVRELMSIISVTEDPSGGDLSAGMEGRYAVVTARSADGRVASARVDDARGSWSRPLSAAEVDEKFLACTVRAWGDEAARRTLDALRHPSEGSLRDVLPDARAADVVS; encoded by the coding sequence ATGGCGGCTCAGCGGCCTCCGATCACTCGCGCGCTCGCCGCGTGGTGCGCATCCGTTCGATGGGATGCGCGCTCCACGACGGAGCAGGCGCGTGTGCTCGATTCTCTGGTGGACACGGTGGGTGTCGCTGTGGCGGGTGTCGGAGATGCCGACATGGTGCCCGTTCGCGCTTTCCTGGCGGCCACGGGAGCGGATGCGGAGGGGGCGTCGCAGCTCTGGGGCGAGGGGCGGAGCGTGCGTGCCGCCGCCGCCGCGCTGTTCAACGGCACGTCGGCGCACGTGATGGATTTCGATGACGTCCACTATGTCGTGCACGGACATCCCAGCACCGTGCTGTTCCCGGCGCTGATCGCCGTGGCGCAGGAACGCGGCATCGGCGCGGTGCGGATGCTCGAGGGGTACGTCGCCGGACTCGGTGTGATGTCGGCGGTGGCGACGGCGTACGGCCCGCGTCACTACACCGCCGGCTGGCACTCGACGTCGACGACGGGTGCGGTGGGCGCGGCGGCGGGTGTCGCCACGATGCTGGGCCTCGATGAGCAGGCGATCGCCCGCGCGATGAGCGCCGCGGTCTCGATGTCGATGGGGTCGCGTGCCAACTTCGGAACCCATCTGAAGCCGTTGCATGCGGGGCTCGCCGCGCGCGCAGGTGTCGAGGCGGTGCAGCTGGTCGAGGCGGGCGCATTGCCCGTGCTGAACGCGCTCGAGGCGCCGCTCGGCGGTGTCGACATCTTCGGGGACGGCTCCTGGCCGCTCGAGCACGCTGATCCTCTGGCCGCTGTGCTGACGGCGGCGGAACGCGGCAGCGATCAGCTGGGGCTGAAGATGTATCCCTGCTGCCGTGGCGCGCATTTCGCGGTCGACGCGGCCCTGGAGGTGCGCGAGCAGCTCGGTGCGGTGGATGAGTTCGCGGCGGTCGAGGTGGACGTGCCCCTGGGGGCGAAGGTCGCGTTGCTCTACGACGACCCGACGACCGGGCTGGAGGGCAAGTTCAGCCTCCCGTACGCCGTCGCCACGAGTCTCGTGCGCGGCCTGCCGACGCCGGAGCACTTCACGGATGCCGCCGTCGGCAATGCGCGTGTCCGCGAGCTGATGAGCATCATCTCGGTCACCGAGGATCCCAGCGGCGGCGACCTGTCCGCGGGAATGGAAGGACGCTATGCGGTGGTGACGGCGCGGTCAGCGGATGGGCGTGTGGCGTCCGCGCGTGTCGACGATGCCCGCGGATCGTGGTCCCGACCGCTCTCGGCGGCGGAGGTCGATGAGAAGTTCCTCGCGTGCACCGTGCGCGCGTGGGGTGACGAGGCTGCTCGTCGCACCCTGGATGCGCTGCGGCATCCGTCCGAGGGTTCGCTTCGGGATGTGCTCCCCGACGCGCGTGCAGCGGATGTCGTCAGCTGA
- a CDS encoding ABC transporter substrate-binding protein, with amino-acid sequence MKRFMSRAMLPGVALAALLATTGCATTTEPAAPQVEVEEGGLAEMTTVKVGLSGKIAYYLPYLMEEHWGEFAKQNIKLEIEYAPAPDALVLMSTGRIDAMVTGPSANMLNAVAMGTELRMVAPGGVEDDESVNGWYVGTKALDGAEFDVSMLKGKTLASSSGVAGPPLLTLSETLAEAGLTLADVEIASMKQTDAVIALENGAIFGATASHPNTATIAEAKSGIMFARSAPKGWPSTNVFFGPNLLSDKPEVGEAFVRALANIYKNHMQGDFMHTPENIELIAAALETDVDVVRDIPSAVYPTELSFPDDYFEAYENVYRQIPEVLSYDADTSVADRLIDMRFIEALKK; translated from the coding sequence GTGAAGCGTTTCATGAGTCGGGCGATGCTGCCCGGGGTCGCTCTCGCAGCCCTTCTCGCAACCACCGGTTGCGCGACCACCACCGAGCCCGCTGCGCCGCAGGTCGAGGTCGAGGAGGGCGGACTCGCCGAGATGACGACCGTCAAGGTCGGCCTCTCCGGCAAGATCGCGTACTACCTGCCGTACCTCATGGAGGAGCACTGGGGCGAGTTCGCGAAGCAGAACATCAAGCTCGAGATCGAGTACGCGCCGGCGCCCGACGCGCTCGTGCTCATGTCGACCGGTCGCATCGACGCGATGGTGACCGGACCGAGCGCCAACATGCTCAACGCCGTGGCCATGGGCACCGAGCTGCGCATGGTGGCCCCCGGTGGCGTCGAGGATGACGAGTCGGTCAACGGCTGGTACGTCGGAACCAAGGCTCTCGATGGCGCTGAGTTCGACGTGAGCATGCTCAAGGGCAAGACGCTCGCCTCCTCCTCGGGCGTCGCCGGACCCCCGCTTCTGACGCTGTCGGAGACGCTCGCCGAGGCGGGCCTCACGCTCGCCGACGTCGAGATCGCCTCGATGAAGCAGACCGACGCGGTCATCGCGCTCGAGAACGGTGCCATCTTCGGCGCGACCGCGTCGCACCCGAACACGGCCACCATCGCCGAGGCGAAGTCCGGCATCATGTTCGCCCGCAGCGCGCCCAAGGGCTGGCCGTCGACGAACGTGTTCTTCGGCCCGAACCTGCTGAGCGACAAGCCCGAGGTCGGCGAGGCCTTCGTGCGCGCCCTCGCGAACATCTACAAGAACCACATGCAGGGTGACTTCATGCACACGCCCGAGAACATCGAGCTGATCGCCGCGGCCCTTGAGACCGACGTCGACGTCGTGCGCGACATCCCGTCGGCGGTCTACCCGACCGAGCTGTCGTTCCCCGATGACTACTTCGAGGCGTACGAGAACGTGTACCGCCAGATCCCCGAGGTGCTGTCGTACGACGCCGACACCTCTGTGGCGGACCGTCTCATCGACATGCGCTTCATCGAGGCGCTCAAGAAGTAG
- a CDS encoding ABC transporter permease: MSAPITTATGAVSTGPRTSILIAPRPQETDPDRFFRSRKRTAAILGLGTPIVLLLAWQVAGMTNAVDVRFFPPPSAIFAEAIKMIESGRLFGDLWATVRSILFGYALGLVTGIATGTLLGLSRWARAALEPMLSAIYTIPKLAILPLLLLIFGLGELPKILLIALGVFFVIWVSVLEALDDIQPAYVEAAHIFNIRGWARFRHVLIPAILPQLFTGIRIALGTSVLIAVGTEFVNGDEGIGFRIWHSWSLFQAGQMYVGIVAVALMGFLLTALVKFLGSKLVPWAPRESRRASGN; this comes from the coding sequence GTGAGCGCCCCCATCACCACAGCGACGGGTGCCGTGAGCACCGGACCCCGCACGTCGATCCTCATCGCGCCCCGCCCGCAGGAGACCGACCCCGACCGCTTCTTCCGCTCCCGCAAGCGCACGGCGGCCATCCTCGGCCTCGGCACCCCGATCGTGCTCCTGCTCGCGTGGCAGGTCGCCGGCATGACGAATGCCGTCGATGTGCGCTTCTTCCCGCCGCCCTCGGCGATCTTCGCCGAGGCGATCAAGATGATCGAATCGGGCCGCCTGTTCGGTGATCTGTGGGCCACCGTCCGCAGCATCCTGTTCGGCTACGCGCTCGGACTCGTGACCGGAATCGCCACCGGAACGCTCCTCGGGCTCTCGCGCTGGGCCCGTGCCGCGCTGGAGCCGATGCTGTCGGCGATCTACACGATCCCGAAGCTCGCGATCCTTCCGCTCCTGCTGCTCATCTTCGGCCTGGGCGAGCTCCCCAAGATCCTCCTCATCGCCCTCGGCGTGTTCTTCGTGATCTGGGTGAGCGTGCTCGAAGCGCTCGACGACATCCAGCCCGCGTACGTCGAAGCCGCGCACATCTTCAACATCCGCGGCTGGGCGCGCTTCCGTCACGTGCTCATTCCGGCGATCCTGCCGCAGCTGTTCACCGGCATCCGCATCGCGCTCGGCACCTCGGTGCTCATCGCTGTCGGCACCGAGTTCGTGAACGGCGACGAGGGCATCGGATTCCGCATCTGGCACAGCTGGTCGCTGTTCCAGGCCGGTCAGATGTACGTCGGCATCGTCGCGGTCGCCCTCATGGGCTTCCTCCTCACCGCCTTGGTCAAGTTCCTCGGATCCAAGCTCGTGCCGTGGGCTCCTCGCGAGTCGCGCCGCGCCTCCGGCAACTGA
- a CDS encoding ABC transporter ATP-binding protein, producing the protein MSHSPGSEAVVDTDPVLSSPKRPKITVSGVTKYYGRHNEVRALHDVDLVINEGEFVCLVGPSGCGKSTLLRMFADLHHPSAGTVEIERTSSGHTAAMVFQNYSIFPWKTVAENITLPLQVNGTPKAEREARALALMERMGLEEFANARPAALSGGMAQRVSIARALAVQPEILLMDEPFAALDAQMRRVLQDELLSIWQEDQRTVVFVTHSLEEAILLGDRVVVMSARPGRIISDHHVPFERPRRPELRGTKEFAELEQKIWAEMRIEVERSEDQ; encoded by the coding sequence ATGTCACACAGCCCAGGCTCCGAGGCCGTGGTCGACACCGACCCCGTGCTCTCGTCTCCGAAGCGCCCCAAGATCACGGTGAGCGGCGTCACCAAGTACTACGGCCGCCACAACGAGGTCCGCGCGCTTCACGACGTCGACCTCGTCATCAACGAGGGGGAGTTCGTCTGCCTCGTGGGCCCCTCGGGGTGCGGCAAGTCGACCCTGCTGCGCATGTTCGCCGACCTTCATCACCCGAGCGCCGGCACCGTCGAGATCGAGCGCACGAGCAGCGGTCACACCGCGGCGATGGTGTTCCAGAACTACAGCATCTTCCCCTGGAAGACCGTGGCCGAGAACATCACCCTTCCGCTGCAGGTGAACGGCACCCCCAAGGCCGAACGCGAAGCCCGCGCCCTCGCCCTCATGGAGCGCATGGGCCTCGAGGAGTTCGCGAACGCGCGCCCGGCGGCGCTGTCCGGCGGTATGGCGCAGCGCGTCTCCATCGCGCGCGCACTCGCCGTGCAGCCCGAGATCCTGCTCATGGATGAGCCCTTCGCCGCCCTCGACGCGCAGATGCGTCGCGTGCTGCAGGACGAGCTCCTCTCGATCTGGCAGGAAGACCAGCGCACCGTCGTCTTCGTCACCCACAGCCTCGAAGAGGCGATCCTGCTCGGCGACCGCGTCGTCGTCATGTCCGCCCGGCCCGGCCGCATCATCAGCGACCACCACGTTCCCTTCGAGCGCCCGCGTCGCCCCGAGCTGCGTGGAACCAAGGAGTTCGCGGAGCTGGAACAGAAGATCTGGGCCGAGATGCGCATCGAAGTCGAACGGAGTGAAGACCAGTGA
- a CDS encoding aldehyde dehydrogenase family protein has protein sequence MAQNPALPTLRPFIAGDWIDGDDAISPLADKFTDETVAYVQASSPAQVTALVDAAAARAEGPALPLAERARILHTASALVTARRDELIALVQLDAGFTLADAVKEVDRTSETLRLCAEETTRLVGEMLPLSGVAGHEGRIAFTRYDAIGIVVAITPFNSPLNTVAHKVGPAIGAGNSVILKPASQTPLSADALLRILLEAGLPPEMISVVYGSGSIVGNALAADPRPGYYAFTGSTRVGEELHRSVGMRRTQLEMGSIASTIICADADLERAAMLATNASFRKSGQVCTSVQRLYVHRDVIDEVAQLMAERLAPLRAGDPRDSSTYVGPLIAPREAERVRSWIDEAVARGADVVAGGTSDRNVVSPTVLRNTRADDAVMRSEVFGPVVSLCPFDTLDEAITQANATEYGLASGIFTRDVGTALAAADRLKAGSVHINETSSSRVDMMPFGGLKRSGFGGTEGPKYAIRDMSEERVVTLSRP, from the coding sequence ATGGCCCAGAATCCGGCACTGCCCACCCTCCGCCCCTTCATCGCGGGCGACTGGATCGACGGCGATGACGCCATCTCTCCCCTCGCCGACAAGTTCACCGACGAGACAGTCGCCTATGTGCAGGCCTCCAGCCCTGCCCAGGTGACCGCGCTCGTCGACGCCGCCGCCGCGCGCGCGGAAGGCCCGGCCCTCCCCCTGGCGGAGCGCGCCCGGATCCTGCACACCGCATCGGCGCTCGTCACCGCGCGCCGCGACGAGCTCATCGCCCTCGTGCAGCTCGATGCCGGATTCACCCTCGCCGACGCCGTCAAAGAGGTGGACCGCACGAGCGAGACCCTCCGCCTGTGCGCCGAAGAGACCACGCGTCTCGTCGGCGAGATGCTCCCCCTCTCCGGCGTCGCCGGTCACGAGGGCCGCATCGCATTCACCCGCTACGACGCCATCGGGATCGTCGTCGCCATCACGCCCTTCAACTCGCCCCTCAACACCGTCGCCCACAAGGTGGGACCGGCGATCGGCGCAGGCAACAGCGTGATCCTGAAGCCCGCATCCCAGACACCTCTGAGCGCCGACGCCCTCCTGCGCATCCTGCTCGAAGCGGGCCTGCCGCCCGAGATGATCTCCGTCGTCTACGGCTCCGGCTCCATCGTGGGCAACGCACTCGCCGCCGACCCTCGACCCGGCTACTACGCCTTCACCGGCAGCACCCGCGTGGGCGAGGAGCTTCACCGCTCGGTCGGCATGCGACGCACCCAGCTCGAGATGGGCAGCATCGCCAGCACCATCATCTGCGCCGACGCGGACCTCGAACGCGCGGCGATGCTCGCCACCAACGCGTCGTTCCGCAAGTCCGGCCAGGTCTGCACCTCCGTGCAGCGGCTCTACGTGCACCGGGATGTGATCGACGAGGTCGCGCAGCTGATGGCGGAGCGCCTCGCCCCGCTCCGAGCAGGCGACCCTCGGGACAGCTCGACCTACGTGGGTCCGCTCATCGCGCCCCGCGAAGCAGAGCGCGTGCGCAGCTGGATCGACGAGGCCGTCGCGCGCGGCGCCGACGTCGTCGCCGGCGGCACCTCCGACCGCAATGTCGTCTCGCCCACCGTGCTGCGCAACACGCGCGCGGACGACGCCGTCATGCGCAGCGAAGTGTTCGGCCCCGTCGTCAGCCTGTGCCCGTTCGACACGCTCGACGAAGCCATCACCCAGGCCAATGCGACCGAATACGGGCTCGCGTCCGGCATCTTCACCCGCGATGTCGGCACCGCACTCGCCGCGGCCGACCGCCTCAAGGCAGGCTCGGTGCACATCAACGAGACCTCCAGCAGCCGAGTGGACATGATGCCGTTCGGCGGCCTCAAGCGCAGCGGATTCGGCGGGACGGAAGGCCCCAAGTACGCGATCCGCGACATGAGCGAGGAACGCGTCGTCACCTTGAGCCGCCCGTGA